The genomic stretch AAGCTCCTGAAGCGCCCCCGCCGCGTCATGCTCATGGTGAAGGCCGGAGCGGCGGTCGACGAGTTCATCGGCCACATCCTCCCCTTCCTTGAAAAGGGCGACATCATCATCGACGGCGGCAACTCCTACTACCCCGACTCGATCCGCCGCACGAAGGACCTCGCCGCGAAGGGCATCCTCTTCGTCGGCAGCGGCGTCTCCGGCGGCGAGGAAGGCGCGCGCACCGGCCCCTCCATCATGCCCGGCGGCGCGAAGGAAGCCTGGCCCGCCGTGAAGGAAATCTTCCAGTCGATCAGCGCGAAGGTCGACGGCGGCGCCCCCTGCTGCGACTGGGTCGGCGAGGACGGCGCGGGCCACTACGTGAAGATGGTCCACAACGGCATCGAGTACGGCGACATGCAGCTCATCTGCGAGGCCTACCAGCTCCTCCGCGACGGTCTCGGCATCGAGGCCGACGAGTTCCATTCCATCTTCACCGAGTGGAACAAGACCGAGCTCGACTCCTACCTCATCGAGATCACCAGCGACATCTTCAAGTTCAAGGACACCGACGGGGCCCCCCTCGTCGACAAGATCCTCGACACCGCGGGCCAGAAGGGCACCGGCAAGTGGACCGTCGTCTCCGCCCTCGACACCGGCACCCCCGTCACGCTGATCGCCGAGGCCGTCTTCTCCCGCGCCCTCTCCTCCATGAAGGACGCCCGCGTCGAGGCCTCCAAGATCCTCAAGGGGCCCGACGCCAAGTTCAGCG from Verrucomicrobium sp. GAS474 encodes the following:
- the gnd gene encoding decarboxylating NADP(+)-dependent phosphogluconate dehydrogenase; amino-acid sequence: MSTPQADIGLIGLAVMGQNLVLNMNDHGYTVAVFNRTVKKVDDFLANEAKGTKVIGAHSIEELCKLLKRPRRVMLMVKAGAAVDEFIGHILPFLEKGDIIIDGGNSYYPDSIRRTKDLAAKGILFVGSGVSGGEEGARTGPSIMPGGAKEAWPAVKEIFQSISAKVDGGAPCCDWVGEDGAGHYVKMVHNGIEYGDMQLICEAYQLLRDGLGIEADEFHSIFTEWNKTELDSYLIEITSDIFKFKDTDGAPLVDKILDTAGQKGTGKWTVVSALDTGTPVTLIAEAVFSRALSSMKDARVEASKILKGPDAKFSGDKKKFIDDVRLALYASKIISYAQGYLLLRAAAKENNWELNYGGIALMWRGGCIIRSRFLGKIKEAFDKNPALVNLLLDGFFAGEIEKSQGAWRRVVAQAVTLGIPVPTFSTSLSFYDGIRTAKLPANLLQAQRDYFGAHTYERLDKPRGEFFHTNWTGKGGSVSSTTYNA